A part of Synechococcus sp. KORDI-49 genomic DNA contains:
- a CDS encoding NAD(P)/FAD-dependent oxidoreductase: MAGDHFFLELEPPEERLRHAPHVVIVGGGFAGVHACKALAKADVRITLIDKRNFNLFQPLLYQVSTGLVSRGDIATPLRELVGKQRNVQVLLGEVTNVYPEGKQIVFNGKAYSYDHLVLATGSGSTFFGHDEWRTFAPPMKILEHAEEIRRRLLMAMEQAEQTPDPDARQFLQTVVIVGAGPSGCEMAGAVSELMKWALKNAFKQLDPKKTRIVLVDPGDRVLRAMPEMLSEAALRSLKNDGIEFLPKGRVQTMRPGELIVGTPNGDVRIQAATVIWTAGVRASHLGKKLAEATGCEVDRGGRVIVQHDFSIPDHPEIRVAGDLSSYSHTTDGKPLPGMASPAKQAGTYIGRDIAAIVAERPRPTFQYFDFGSMAVLDRASAVADLRGLRFADGIGWILWAFVHLVLIPEWENRISLSIKWIFALLTQQRASILLTGMPSQHMALDAVDAHFPMQAGEGVSIAEPDAALKAAMDYYSHQMTGHPQTQELMDTSEGSDADSAAAIK; this comes from the coding sequence ATGGCCGGCGATCATTTTTTCCTGGAGCTGGAGCCCCCAGAAGAACGCCTCCGTCATGCCCCCCATGTGGTGATCGTGGGCGGCGGCTTTGCCGGGGTGCACGCCTGCAAGGCTCTGGCCAAGGCCGATGTGCGCATCACCCTGATCGACAAGCGCAACTTCAACCTGTTCCAACCCCTGCTCTATCAGGTGTCCACCGGGCTCGTCTCCCGCGGTGACATCGCCACCCCACTGAGAGAACTGGTCGGCAAGCAGCGCAACGTTCAGGTGCTCCTCGGGGAGGTGACCAACGTCTACCCGGAAGGCAAGCAGATCGTCTTCAACGGCAAGGCCTACAGCTACGACCACCTTGTGCTGGCCACCGGTTCCGGCAGCACCTTCTTCGGTCACGACGAATGGCGCACCTTCGCGCCGCCGATGAAGATCCTCGAACACGCCGAGGAAATCCGTCGACGGCTTCTGATGGCCATGGAACAGGCGGAACAGACCCCGGATCCCGATGCGCGTCAGTTCCTGCAGACCGTGGTGATCGTCGGGGCCGGTCCCAGCGGCTGCGAAATGGCCGGTGCGGTCTCAGAGTTGATGAAGTGGGCTCTCAAGAACGCTTTCAAACAGCTCGATCCGAAGAAGACCCGGATCGTTCTGGTCGATCCCGGCGACCGGGTTCTGAGGGCCATGCCAGAGATGCTGTCGGAGGCAGCGCTGCGATCGCTCAAGAACGACGGCATCGAGTTCCTGCCCAAGGGCCGTGTGCAGACCATGCGCCCGGGCGAGCTGATCGTGGGCACCCCGAACGGTGATGTCCGCATCCAGGCCGCAACCGTGATCTGGACCGCGGGGGTGCGCGCATCCCACCTCGGCAAGAAACTCGCCGAAGCCACCGGCTGCGAAGTGGACCGGGGCGGACGGGTGATCGTTCAGCACGATTTCTCAATCCCGGACCATCCCGAGATCCGTGTCGCGGGTGACCTCAGCAGCTACAGCCACACCACCGACGGCAAGCCTCTGCCCGGCATGGCGTCTCCCGCCAAACAGGCCGGCACCTACATCGGCAGGGATATCGCCGCGATCGTCGCCGAAAGACCCAGACCGACCTTTCAGTACTTCGATTTCGGCAGCATGGCCGTGCTCGACCGAGCCAGTGCAGTCGCTGATCTTCGGGGCCTGCGCTTCGCCGACGGCATCGGCTGGATCCTCTGGGCGTTCGTGCACCTGGTGCTGATCCCCGAATGGGAGAACCGCATCTCCCTGTCGATCAAATGGATCTTCGCCCTGCTCACCCAGCAGCGCGCTTCCATCCTGCTCACCGGCATGCCCAGCCAGCACATGGCCCTCGATGCCGTGGACGCCCACTTCCCGATGCAGGCCGGTGAAGGGGTGTCGATCGCCGAGCCGGATGCCGCTCTCAAGGCGGCCATGGACTACTACTCCCACCAGATGACGGGGCATCCACAGACTCAGGAGCTGATGGACACCAGTGAAGGTTCTGATGCCGATTCGGCAGCGGCCATCAAGTAG
- a CDS encoding DNA-3-methyladenine glycosylase, with product MHAIPLAFFARPAQEVGPELIGCRLVKRLPNGELLWGVIVETEAYSQDEPACHGHRRRSPQNETLFGAPGRFYVYVSYGIHHCVNVVTDRQDWANGVLLRAVAVPGEPERVAAGPGLLARRFGIDRGHDSRPVTGQHDVWLAQRPASLASPTLVTTTRIGISQGEQLPLRWYLQASRSVSRRAKGDRTPARGLAWFPDEEYGR from the coding sequence ATGCATGCGATTCCCCTTGCGTTCTTTGCCCGTCCTGCTCAAGAGGTGGGGCCGGAGCTGATCGGTTGCCGTCTGGTGAAACGTCTGCCCAATGGCGAGCTGCTCTGGGGGGTGATTGTCGAAACGGAGGCGTATTCGCAGGACGAACCCGCCTGTCATGGCCATCGACGACGCTCACCCCAGAACGAAACGCTGTTCGGAGCGCCTGGACGCTTCTATGTGTATGTGAGCTACGGCATTCATCACTGCGTGAATGTGGTCACGGACCGCCAGGACTGGGCCAATGGGGTGCTCCTCCGCGCCGTGGCGGTTCCCGGGGAGCCGGAACGGGTTGCCGCGGGGCCTGGTCTGCTGGCCCGCCGCTTCGGCATCGACCGTGGTCATGACAGCCGGCCGGTGACCGGACAACATGACGTGTGGCTGGCCCAGCGGCCGGCATCCCTCGCCAGTCCGACCCTTGTGACCACAACGCGCATCGGCATCTCTCAGGGCGAGCAGCTGCCGCTGCGCTGGTATCTGCAGGCCAGTCGAAGCGTCAGTCGCCGGGCCAAGGGAGATCGCACACCAGCGAGGGGCCTGGCCTGGTTCCCCGATGAGGAGTACGGCCGATGA
- the coaBC gene encoding bifunctional phosphopantothenoylcysteine decarboxylase/phosphopantothenate--cysteine ligase CoaBC, with translation MRTEQPSDPLQGRRLLVAASGSIAAVKTPLLVSALVKSGAEVRCLVTPSAAELVSPVALASLSRHRCYQDGDEWSPSCSRPLHIELAEWAELVLVAPLSASTLARWTQGLADGLLASLLLACECPVLAAAAMNTAMWRHPAVQGNWQTLHGFPNVMPLQPSAGLLACDRIGDGRMADPQLIELAAASLLNGEGQGAIVRRDWQGRRLLVTAGATEERIDAARLLSNRSSGRMGVLLAQAARMRGADVDLIHGPLQVPAAWLEGLNAHPISSSQDLERELVRHQPAADAVAMLAAVADLRRRDGGLAEKPAKQELLGLMQAGWQEVPDLLRGLVLRRPPGQRLLGFAALTGSDEELLSRGEEKRINKGCDLLFVNPIDRPDQGFSVERNGGWLLGGGAAEHLPVRSKLALAHDLLDRLLALKPRLEARPTSC, from the coding sequence ATGAGGACTGAGCAGCCGTCTGATCCGCTGCAGGGTCGTCGGCTGCTGGTGGCCGCCAGCGGCAGCATCGCGGCCGTCAAGACTCCGCTGCTAGTCAGCGCGCTGGTGAAGTCGGGTGCCGAGGTCCGCTGTCTGGTCACGCCCAGTGCTGCGGAACTGGTCAGTCCGGTTGCTTTGGCGAGTCTCAGTCGTCACCGCTGTTATCAGGATGGAGACGAGTGGAGCCCGAGCTGCAGCAGGCCACTGCACATCGAGCTGGCGGAGTGGGCGGAGCTGGTGCTGGTGGCACCGCTCAGCGCCTCCACGCTGGCTCGCTGGACCCAGGGCCTCGCAGATGGCCTGCTGGCCAGCCTCCTGCTGGCCTGCGAGTGCCCGGTTCTGGCCGCTGCCGCGATGAACACGGCCATGTGGAGGCATCCTGCGGTTCAGGGGAACTGGCAGACGTTGCACGGCTTCCCGAATGTGATGCCCCTGCAGCCCTCAGCCGGTCTGCTGGCCTGCGATCGGATCGGTGACGGGCGCATGGCGGATCCGCAGCTGATCGAACTCGCAGCCGCCTCACTGTTGAACGGCGAAGGCCAGGGGGCGATCGTGCGTCGCGACTGGCAGGGGCGGCGTCTGCTCGTGACGGCTGGAGCCACCGAGGAGCGCATTGATGCAGCCCGGCTGCTCAGCAACCGCAGCAGCGGTCGCATGGGTGTTCTGCTGGCTCAGGCAGCCCGGATGCGCGGCGCCGATGTGGATCTCATCCATGGCCCGCTGCAGGTTCCTGCTGCCTGGCTGGAGGGGTTGAACGCCCATCCGATTTCCTCGTCCCAGGATCTTGAGCGGGAGTTGGTTCGCCACCAGCCCGCTGCCGATGCGGTGGCGATGCTGGCCGCGGTCGCTGATCTGCGTCGCCGCGATGGTGGGCTCGCGGAGAAACCCGCCAAACAGGAGCTCCTCGGCCTGATGCAGGCGGGTTGGCAGGAGGTTCCGGATCTCCTGCGTGGCCTGGTGCTACGTCGTCCACCGGGGCAGAGGCTGTTGGGCTTCGCGGCGCTCACCGGATCTGATGAAGAGCTGCTCAGTCGTGGGGAGGAGAAGCGCATCAACAAAGGGTGCGATCTTCTGTTCGTCAACCCGATCGACAGGCCCGACCAGGGATTCTCCGTTGAACGGAACGGTGGCTGGTTGCTCGGAGGCGGAGCGGCTGAGCACCTGCCGGTTCGCTCGAAGCTCGCCCTCGCCCATGACCTGCTGGATCGCCTGCTGGCACTGAAGCCCCGTCTCGAGGCGCGTCCGACAAGTTGTTGA
- a CDS encoding DUF565 domain-containing protein, with translation MISRLQSTRLQSNLGQANRRLERWAGNPWRRLSLRLIGLLIGFLLGTAITTVSGALGQIDPVAALLVVIGTEFTVRLRRPAQPGERSPVLFQILDMSRIGLLYGLFLEAFKLI, from the coding sequence ATGATCTCCCGTCTCCAGTCCACTCGGCTCCAATCCAACCTCGGCCAGGCCAACCGTCGCCTGGAGCGTTGGGCGGGCAACCCCTGGCGGCGTCTGTCACTCCGGTTGATCGGCCTCCTGATCGGCTTCCTGTTGGGAACAGCCATCACCACGGTGTCCGGCGCGCTTGGTCAGATCGACCCGGTTGCGGCACTGCTGGTGGTGATCGGCACCGAATTCACCGTGCGTCTGCGACGACCGGCCCAGCCCGGAGAACGCTCTCCAGTGCTGTTCCAGATCCTGGACATGAGCCGGATCGGCCTGCTTTACGGCCTGTTCCTCGAGGCCTTCAAGCTGATCTGA
- the ftsH gene encoding ATP-dependent zinc metalloprotease FtsH, which produces MNKRWRTIGLTALLVLAIVVIAPAFLGGGNTQQEARTMRYSDFVEAVQENQVSRVLISPDRGTAQVVENDGRRAEVNLAPDKELLGLLTEHNVDIAVQPSSQPSAWQQAAGSLIFPLLLLGGLFFLFRRAQSGGGGNPAMNFGKSKARVQMEPSTQVTFTDVAGIEGAKLELTEVVDFLKNPERFTAVGAKIPKGCLLVGPPGTGKTLLAKAVAGEAGVPFFSISGSEFVEMFVGVGASRVRDLFEQAKKNAPCIIFIDEIDAVGRQRGAGLGGGNDEREQTLNQLLTEMDGFEGNTGIIIIAATNRPDVLDAALLRPGRFDRQVTVDRPDYSGRLQILGVHARGKTLAKDVDLDKVARRTPGYTGADLANLLNEAAILAARRELTEVSNDEISDAIERIMVGPEKKDAVISERKKWLVAYHEAGHAIVGALMPDYDPVQKISIIPRGNAGGLTFFTPSEERMESGLYSRAYLQNQMAVALGGRVAEEIVYGEDEVTTGASNDLQQVASTARQMITRFGMSDKLGPVALGRSQGGMFLGRDIAAERDFSEDTASTIDQEVSDLVDVAYKRATKVLVDNRPVLDELAELLVEQETVDAEELQELLITRDVRVAEYV; this is translated from the coding sequence TTGAACAAGCGCTGGAGAACCATCGGTCTGACGGCCCTGCTGGTCTTGGCGATCGTGGTGATCGCCCCGGCCTTCCTCGGTGGCGGCAACACCCAGCAGGAAGCGCGGACCATGCGCTATAGCGATTTCGTCGAGGCCGTTCAGGAGAATCAGGTCAGTCGGGTTCTGATTTCACCCGATCGCGGCACAGCGCAGGTTGTTGAGAACGATGGCCGCAGAGCCGAGGTGAACCTGGCTCCTGACAAGGAACTGCTGGGTCTGCTGACCGAGCACAACGTTGATATCGCTGTCCAGCCCTCGAGCCAGCCGAGTGCCTGGCAGCAGGCAGCCGGCAGCCTGATCTTCCCGCTGCTGCTGCTGGGTGGATTGTTCTTTCTGTTCCGCCGGGCTCAATCCGGTGGTGGTGGCAACCCGGCCATGAATTTCGGCAAGAGCAAGGCCCGCGTTCAGATGGAACCTTCGACGCAGGTCACCTTCACCGATGTGGCCGGCATCGAGGGCGCCAAGCTCGAACTGACGGAGGTCGTTGACTTCCTCAAGAATCCCGAGCGGTTCACAGCCGTTGGCGCCAAGATCCCCAAGGGGTGTCTGCTGGTCGGTCCTCCCGGCACCGGCAAGACGCTTCTGGCCAAGGCTGTGGCTGGTGAAGCCGGAGTTCCTTTCTTTTCGATCTCGGGTTCTGAGTTCGTCGAAATGTTCGTCGGCGTCGGCGCGAGCCGCGTTCGCGATCTGTTCGAGCAGGCTAAGAAGAATGCCCCCTGCATCATCTTCATTGACGAGATCGATGCGGTCGGCCGTCAGCGGGGTGCTGGCCTCGGCGGTGGAAATGACGAGCGCGAGCAGACACTCAATCAGCTGCTCACCGAGATGGATGGCTTTGAGGGCAATACCGGAATCATTATCATCGCGGCCACCAACCGTCCTGATGTTCTTGATGCGGCCTTGCTGCGTCCCGGTCGCTTCGATCGTCAGGTGACCGTCGACCGTCCTGATTACTCCGGCCGTCTTCAGATCCTCGGTGTTCATGCCCGCGGCAAGACCCTCGCCAAGGATGTTGACCTCGACAAGGTGGCCCGCCGCACTCCCGGATACACCGGCGCTGACCTCGCCAACCTGCTGAACGAGGCTGCGATTCTCGCAGCCCGCCGTGAGCTCACGGAAGTGAGCAACGATGAAATCAGTGATGCGATCGAGCGCATCATGGTTGGTCCTGAGAAGAAGGATGCCGTGATCAGCGAGCGCAAGAAGTGGCTCGTGGCTTATCACGAAGCCGGTCACGCGATTGTTGGTGCCCTGATGCCCGACTACGACCCGGTTCAGAAGATTTCCATCATTCCCCGCGGCAATGCCGGTGGCCTCACCTTCTTCACTCCCAGTGAGGAACGCATGGAGTCTGGTCTTTACTCCCGCGCCTATCTGCAGAACCAGATGGCTGTCGCCCTCGGCGGCCGTGTCGCTGAGGAGATTGTCTACGGAGAAGACGAAGTCACTACGGGCGCATCGAACGACCTCCAGCAGGTGGCATCCACCGCTCGCCAGATGATCACAAGATTCGGGATGAGCGACAAACTCGGGCCGGTTGCCCTGGGTCGCTCCCAGGGCGGCATGTTCCTGGGTCGCGATATCGCTGCTGAGCGTGATTTCTCCGAGGACACGGCATCCACCATCGATCAGGAGGTGTCGGATCTTGTTGATGTCGCCTACAAGCGAGCCACCAAGGTGCTGGTTGATAACCGACCAGTTCTCGATGAGCTGGCTGAGCTGCTCGTCGAGCAGGAAACAGTTGATGCCGAGGAGCTGCAGGAACTTCTGATCACCCGCGACGTCCGCGTTGCCGAGTACGTCTGA
- a CDS encoding photosystem II manganese-stabilizing polypeptide codes for MRIRPLLAVVLALCLTFFTTACSGDSEAVQRGASNVTYDDIHNTGKANDCPTIGDSARGSIPLNVGGSYELRDVCMHPVQVYAKEEPKNIRQQAEFVEGKILTRYTSSLDEVFGDLTVTEAGLEFQEKGGIDFQPITVLVPGGEEFPFTFSSKSLKATADGAALTTSTDFEGNYRTPSYRTSNFIDPKGRALTTGVQYAQGLVALGGDDEQLEKDNNKRYIDGVGTMSLSITKVDPETGEFAGVFSAIQPSDSDMGGREVVDIKITGDLYGRLEES; via the coding sequence ATGCGCATCCGTCCTTTGCTGGCCGTCGTGCTGGCGCTCTGCCTCACCTTCTTCACCACGGCCTGCAGTGGTGACAGTGAAGCTGTCCAGCGTGGCGCGTCCAACGTCACCTACGACGACATCCACAACACGGGCAAAGCCAACGATTGCCCCACGATCGGTGATTCCGCCCGTGGTTCGATTCCACTCAACGTGGGTGGCAGCTACGAACTGCGCGATGTCTGCATGCATCCCGTTCAGGTGTATGCGAAGGAGGAGCCCAAGAACATCCGCCAACAGGCTGAGTTCGTTGAAGGCAAGATCCTCACGCGCTACACCTCCAGCCTGGATGAGGTCTTCGGCGATCTCACCGTGACCGAAGCCGGACTGGAATTCCAGGAGAAAGGTGGCATCGACTTCCAGCCGATCACCGTCCTGGTGCCGGGCGGCGAGGAGTTTCCCTTCACCTTCTCCAGCAAGTCCCTGAAGGCCACCGCGGACGGCGCGGCCCTGACCACCAGCACGGACTTCGAGGGCAACTACCGCACCCCCAGCTACCGCACCAGCAACTTCATCGATCCCAAGGGCCGGGCCCTCACCACAGGCGTGCAGTACGCCCAGGGTCTGGTGGCCCTGGGAGGTGATGACGAGCAGTTGGAGAAGGACAACAACAAGCGCTACATCGATGGTGTTGGCACCATGAGCCTCTCGATCACGAAGGTTGATCCTGAGACAGGCGAATTCGCCGGCGTTTTCAGTGCCATTCAGCCTTCGGACTCCGATATGGGAGGCCGTGAAGTGGTGGACATCAAGATCACCGGAGATCTTTACGGCCGTCTCGAAGAGTCCTGA
- a CDS encoding queuosine precursor transporter: MSSSLQARRDGVFLVLAGLFLGTLGMLNILGLTRFLQFGSIGNWPIVVAVGALPYPITFLCTDLISELWGEQKANQVVWVGLLLNGWVLLILWLGGLLPAMPGTSETTFRTIQALSFGSIGASMVAYLTAQFVDVRLFHFWKQLTNGRALWLRNNGSTLVSQLVDTSAVVLISHYGAHVLPVRPGEPVLPQLGSFIASGYLFKLLAALADTLPFIWLTGWLRRWLEVPGDGRELTADQC, translated from the coding sequence ATGAGCAGCAGCCTCCAGGCCCGCCGTGACGGGGTGTTCCTGGTGCTGGCGGGGTTGTTCCTCGGAACGCTCGGCATGCTCAACATCCTGGGGCTGACGCGATTTCTGCAGTTCGGCAGCATCGGCAACTGGCCGATCGTTGTGGCCGTCGGCGCCCTGCCGTACCCGATCACCTTTCTCTGCACCGATCTGATCAGTGAGCTCTGGGGGGAGCAGAAAGCGAATCAGGTGGTGTGGGTGGGTCTGCTTCTCAATGGCTGGGTGCTGCTGATCCTGTGGCTGGGTGGACTGCTGCCGGCGATGCCGGGCACATCCGAGACGACCTTCCGCACCATCCAGGCCCTGAGCTTCGGATCCATCGGAGCCTCGATGGTGGCCTATCTCACCGCCCAGTTCGTGGATGTGCGGCTGTTTCACTTCTGGAAGCAACTCACAAACGGCCGAGCCCTCTGGTTGCGGAACAACGGCTCCACCCTGGTGAGCCAGCTGGTGGACACCAGCGCTGTGGTGTTGATCAGCCACTACGGAGCTCACGTGCTGCCGGTGCGTCCCGGAGAGCCTGTGTTGCCGCAGCTGGGCAGCTTCATCGCCAGCGGCTACCTGTTCAAACTGCTGGCTGCCTTGGCCGACACCCTGCCGTTCATCTGGTTGACGGGGTGGCTGCGGCGCTGGCTGGAGGTACCCGGCGACGGGCGTGAACTGACCGCGGACCAATGCTGA
- a CDS encoding creatininase family protein, with protein MTASLPGTAQTTESIRLALRSWPEVESYLQTCKGVIIPLGSTEQHGPTGAIGTDALTAEAIALEVGRRTGVLVTPAQAFGMAEHHLGFAGTMSLQPATLLAVMQDLVLSLARHGFERVFVINGHGGNIATTKAAFAQAHGTAASRDLPVAPKLRCRLSNWFMAGPVMRQARELYGNKEGHHATPSEIAVTLAVEPSLQSKQRDLPDPAPAGPIHSPEDFRRRHPDGRMGSHPFLATPDHGVALLETAASALSEDLRSFLSEA; from the coding sequence ATGACTGCAAGCCTGCCCGGCACCGCCCAGACCACCGAATCGATCCGTCTTGCCCTGCGCAGCTGGCCCGAGGTGGAGAGCTATCTGCAGACCTGCAAGGGGGTGATCATCCCGCTGGGGTCCACCGAACAACACGGCCCCACCGGTGCGATCGGCACCGATGCGCTCACGGCCGAAGCGATCGCCCTGGAGGTGGGCCGCCGCACGGGAGTGCTGGTGACACCGGCCCAGGCTTTCGGGATGGCTGAGCACCATCTCGGCTTCGCCGGAACGATGAGTCTCCAACCGGCCACGCTTCTCGCGGTGATGCAGGATCTGGTGCTCTCGCTGGCGCGGCACGGCTTCGAAAGGGTGTTCGTGATCAACGGCCATGGCGGCAACATCGCCACCACAAAGGCCGCTTTCGCTCAGGCCCACGGCACGGCCGCCAGCCGGGACCTGCCGGTGGCTCCGAAACTGCGCTGTCGTCTGTCCAACTGGTTCATGGCAGGACCGGTGATGCGACAGGCCCGCGAGCTCTACGGCAACAAGGAGGGACATCACGCCACCCCAAGCGAGATCGCCGTCACGCTCGCTGTGGAGCCCAGCCTGCAGAGCAAGCAGCGCGATCTCCCGGACCCGGCCCCCGCCGGACCGATCCACAGCCCGGAGGATTTCCGCCGCAGGCATCCGGACGGACGCATGGGGTCCCACCCCTTCCTGGCCACTCCAGACCATGGGGTCGCCCTGCTGGAGACAGCCGCTTCGGCATTGAGCGAGGATCTGCGCAGTTTCCTGAGCGAGGCATGA
- the sat gene encoding sulfate adenylyltransferase has protein sequence MTASASAAAQRSGVIAPYGGSLVDLMVPESDRAAIRASAGKTLECSDRNACDVELLTVGGFSPLRGFMHQEDYDAVVAGHRTAAGQLFGLPIVMDTDREDVVVGDKVLLTYKGQELAVLHVEDKWEPNKVVEAKGCYGTTSIEHPAVRMISMERKRFYLGGSLKGLELPQRVFPCKTPAEVRADLPDGEDVVAFQCRNPIHRAHYELFTRALHAQNVSENAVVLVHPTCGPTQQDDIPGAVRFQTYERLAAEVNNDRIRWAYLPYAMHMAGPREALQHMIIRRNYGCTHFIIGRDMAGCKSSLSGDDFYGPYDAQNFAKECAPELTMETVPSLNLVYTEEEGYVTAEHAEARGLHVKKLSGTQFRKMLRGGEEIPEWFAFKSVVEVLRSA, from the coding sequence ATGACAGCCAGCGCTTCTGCAGCCGCCCAGCGATCCGGCGTGATCGCTCCCTACGGCGGTTCGTTGGTGGATCTGATGGTGCCGGAATCGGATCGTGCTGCGATCCGTGCATCGGCCGGCAAGACCCTGGAATGCTCCGATCGCAATGCCTGTGATGTCGAGCTGCTCACGGTCGGTGGGTTCTCCCCCCTGCGCGGCTTCATGCATCAGGAGGATTACGACGCGGTGGTCGCCGGACACCGGACGGCAGCAGGTCAGCTGTTCGGCCTGCCGATCGTGATGGACACCGATCGCGAGGACGTGGTGGTCGGCGACAAGGTTCTGCTCACCTACAAAGGGCAGGAGCTTGCTGTTCTCCATGTGGAGGACAAGTGGGAGCCGAACAAGGTTGTGGAGGCCAAGGGCTGTTACGGCACCACGTCGATCGAGCACCCTGCGGTTCGCATGATCAGCATGGAGCGCAAGCGCTTCTACCTGGGCGGCAGCCTCAAGGGTCTGGAGCTTCCCCAGCGCGTGTTCCCGTGCAAGACCCCGGCCGAGGTGCGGGCTGACCTGCCCGATGGTGAGGACGTGGTGGCCTTCCAGTGCCGCAACCCGATCCACCGTGCGCACTACGAACTGTTCACGCGGGCGCTGCATGCCCAGAACGTGAGCGAGAACGCTGTGGTGCTGGTGCACCCCACCTGCGGACCCACCCAGCAGGACGACATCCCCGGTGCTGTGCGCTTCCAGACCTACGAGCGTCTGGCTGCCGAAGTGAACAACGACCGGATCCGCTGGGCCTACCTGCCCTATGCCATGCACATGGCCGGCCCGAGGGAGGCCCTGCAGCACATGATCATCCGCCGCAACTACGGCTGCACCCACTTCATCATCGGCCGCGACATGGCCGGCTGTAAGTCCTCCCTGAGTGGTGACGACTTCTACGGCCCCTACGACGCCCAGAACTTCGCCAAGGAGTGCGCTCCAGAGCTCACCATGGAGACCGTGCCCTCCCTGAACCTCGTCTACACCGAAGAAGAGGGATACGTCACCGCTGAGCACGCGGAGGCCCGGGGACTGCATGTGAAGAAGCTGAGCGGAACCCAGTTCCGCAAGATGCTGCGCGGCGGCGAGGAAATCCCTGAGTGGTTCGCCTTCAAGAGCGTGGTTGAGGTGCTTCGGTCGGCCTGA
- a CDS encoding DUF2555 domain-containing protein gives MQSVSAGATITPERLASFDEVSVAELARRLDEDDYSTPFDGLSDWHLLRALAIHRPDLTAPYVHLVDQEPFDED, from the coding sequence ATGCAGTCCGTTTCCGCCGGCGCAACGATCACGCCTGAACGACTTGCCTCCTTCGATGAGGTCTCCGTTGCGGAGCTTGCGCGACGTCTGGATGAGGACGACTACTCCACGCCGTTCGATGGGCTGTCCGATTGGCATCTGCTGCGGGCGTTGGCCATCCACCGTCCTGATCTGACGGCTCCCTACGTGCATCTGGTTGACCAGGAACCTTTTGATGAGGACTGA
- a CDS encoding aspartate carbamoyltransferase catalytic subunit, with amino-acid sequence MSGWHHRHILDLAAFSREDYAAVLELAHRFRSLPVTGARRLPALQGRLVATLFFEPSTRTRSSFELAAKRLSADVQSFSPSSSSLSKGESVLDTARTYVAMGADVLVVRHRSTGVPRQLARDLELAGERTVVLNGGDGLHSHPSQGLLDLYTLARHFDPRHPMPEALQGKRILIVGDILHSRVARSNLWALTACGADVVLCGPASLLPDAFADFVKAPPPGQSVDPVPQRGSIRVERRLERALEGVDAVMTLRLQKERMGQQLLTTLERYHRDYGLSHERLSQCGQTVPVLHPGPVNRGVEMTGALLDDPALCRVEEQVRNGVPIRMALLYLMAAAESASEPSLVSISS; translated from the coding sequence ATGAGCGGTTGGCACCATCGACACATCCTTGATCTGGCGGCGTTCTCACGGGAGGACTACGCGGCTGTGCTGGAACTGGCCCATCGCTTTCGATCGCTGCCGGTCACCGGTGCGCGTCGCCTGCCGGCCCTTCAGGGACGCCTCGTGGCCACCTTGTTCTTCGAACCGAGCACGCGGACCCGCAGCAGCTTTGAGCTGGCCGCCAAGCGGCTTTCAGCGGATGTGCAGAGCTTCTCGCCTTCCAGCAGTTCCCTCAGCAAGGGAGAGAGCGTGCTGGACACGGCGCGGACCTATGTGGCGATGGGGGCGGATGTTCTTGTGGTGCGCCATCGCTCGACCGGGGTGCCGAGGCAGCTCGCCAGGGATCTCGAGCTGGCCGGTGAACGCACCGTTGTGCTCAACGGTGGTGATGGTCTGCACAGCCATCCAAGCCAGGGGCTGCTCGACCTCTACACCCTGGCGCGCCACTTCGATCCCAGGCACCCCATGCCTGAAGCGCTGCAGGGCAAGCGAATCCTGATCGTCGGAGACATCCTCCATTCGAGGGTGGCCCGCTCCAACCTCTGGGCTCTCACCGCCTGCGGCGCGGATGTGGTGCTCTGCGGCCCGGCCAGCCTGTTGCCGGATGCCTTTGCGGATTTCGTGAAGGCTCCGCCACCGGGTCAGAGCGTGGACCCTGTTCCCCAGCGGGGCAGCATCCGGGTGGAACGTCGTCTGGAACGGGCTCTCGAGGGGGTGGATGCCGTGATGACGCTGCGCCTCCAGAAGGAGCGCATGGGCCAACAGCTGCTCACCACCCTTGAGCGCTATCACCGCGATTACGGCCTCAGCCACGAGAGGTTGTCCCAGTGCGGACAGACCGTGCCGGTGCTGCATCCCGGGCCGGTCAACCGGGGTGTGGAGATGACCGGCGCTCTGCTGGATGATCCGGCGCTGTGTCGGGTTGAGGAACAGGTGCGGAACGGCGTGCCGATCCGCATGGCTCTCCTCTACTTGATGGCCGCTGCCGAATCGGCATCAGAACCTTCACTGGTGTCCATCAGCTCCTGA